From Mucilaginibacter rubeus, a single genomic window includes:
- a CDS encoding NAD+ synthase: MKIALAQLNYHVGNFESNTNKIIDHIIKAKNHGADLVVFAELCVCGYPSRDFLEFDEFIGLCDDAAKKIAEVCIDIACIVGLPTPNHKTEGKDLSNSAYFIENGKVKAVVNKALLPNYDVFDEYRYFEPSTEFSCIEFKGKRIALTICEDLWNTIENPLYVTRPMDTLIHQDPHVMINIAASPFAYNHDEERIEILSDNASRYKLPLLYVNHVGAQTELIFDGGSLVFDNTGKLIDEMPYFEESLAYYTLNEDNTLSFDHPTTIKTQRPGDIEQIYQGIILGIRDYFYKSGFKQAILGLSGGIDSAVVCALAAEALGPQNVMAVLLPSRFSTDHSLKDAQDLVDNLGCKHEIVPIKSITEAFETALNPQFDGLPFNIAEENIQSRSRAVLLMAMCNKFGYILLNTSNKSEAAVGYGTLYGDMCGGISVIGDVYKTQVFELARYINRDKEIIPVNSIIKPPSAELRPDQKDTDSLPEYDVLDKILAEYIENRCSSAEIIRMGYDEATVKRVIKLTNSAEHKRYQTPPILRVSPKAFGMGRRMPIVGKYLS, encoded by the coding sequence ATGAAAATCGCGTTAGCACAGCTCAACTATCACGTAGGTAATTTTGAATCGAACACCAATAAAATCATTGATCATATCATCAAGGCAAAAAATCATGGGGCCGATCTGGTTGTATTTGCCGAACTATGTGTTTGCGGCTACCCCTCGCGCGATTTTTTAGAGTTTGACGAGTTCATTGGCCTGTGCGATGATGCTGCTAAAAAGATTGCCGAAGTATGTATTGATATAGCCTGTATCGTTGGCCTGCCAACCCCTAACCATAAAACCGAAGGTAAAGACCTGAGCAATTCTGCTTATTTTATTGAGAATGGTAAGGTGAAAGCGGTGGTGAACAAAGCCCTGTTACCTAACTATGATGTGTTTGATGAATATCGCTATTTTGAGCCTTCAACCGAGTTTAGCTGCATTGAGTTTAAAGGAAAACGTATAGCACTTACTATTTGCGAAGATCTTTGGAATACTATCGAAAACCCGCTGTATGTTACCCGGCCGATGGATACACTTATTCATCAAGATCCGCATGTGATGATCAATATAGCGGCGTCGCCATTTGCTTATAACCATGATGAAGAACGTATTGAGATCTTGAGCGACAATGCCAGCCGCTACAAGCTGCCTTTGTTGTATGTTAACCATGTGGGAGCACAAACCGAACTGATATTTGACGGCGGCTCATTAGTGTTTGATAACACAGGCAAGCTGATTGACGAAATGCCTTATTTTGAGGAGAGCCTGGCTTACTATACACTTAACGAAGACAATACGCTGAGCTTTGATCATCCTACAACAATAAAGACTCAACGTCCCGGTGATATCGAACAGATTTACCAGGGGATAATTCTGGGCATCCGCGATTATTTTTATAAATCGGGATTTAAGCAGGCAATTTTAGGCTTATCAGGCGGTATAGATTCGGCTGTGGTTTGCGCCTTGGCTGCTGAGGCACTTGGCCCGCAAAATGTGATGGCTGTGTTGCTGCCTTCTCGTTTTTCAACAGACCATTCATTGAAAGACGCGCAGGATTTGGTAGACAACCTTGGTTGTAAGCACGAGATAGTTCCTATCAAAAGTATCACCGAAGCATTTGAAACAGCTTTGAACCCGCAATTTGATGGCTTGCCGTTTAATATTGCCGAAGAGAATATCCAATCGCGCAGCAGGGCCGTTTTGTTAATGGCGATGTGTAATAAGTTCGGTTACATTTTGCTGAATACCAGTAACAAGAGCGAGGCTGCTGTAGGCTATGGTACTTTGTATGGCGATATGTGCGGCGGTATTTCGGTTATTGGTGACGTGTACAAAACGCAAGTTTTTGAGCTTGCACGATACATTAATCGCGATAAAGAGATCATCCCGGTCAATTCTATCATTAAACCACCATCAGCAGAGTTAAGGCCCGACCAGAAGGATACCGATTCGCTGCCCGAGTATGACGTGCTTGATAAGATCCTGGCCGAGTATATCGAAAACCGTTGCTCATCGGCAGAGATCATCAGGATGGGTTATGACGAAGCCACTGTTAAACGCGTAATTAAGCTTACCAACTCGGCAGAGCATAAGCGCTACCAGACCCCGCCTATTTTGAGGGTGTCGCCAAAAGCGTTTGGCATGGGACGCAGGATGCCAATTGTAGGAAAATACCTGTCGTAA
- the gldB gene encoding gliding motility lipoprotein GldB, whose product MNPTRYIAKQIYLIFSIGLILSGCSHNKKVDLSNINVDVKIERFDHDFDAMRSKPMVQQAAYLQKQYGSFYPDFIERILQVGSARDTAYFKALQQVFAGKPYNDLKHDADVAFPNIDQQNASLTEAFKYIKYYYPQKRLPRVYAYISGFQAQTTIGDGYFGVGIDLFLGANSRFYPSLTNAFPHYLSKWFTPDNITPRVVEGIAREEMFPEDDNDKALLNKMVYNGKIMYFMDRILPDVADSTKIRYSTEQLKWCQDFEGKIWGYFLQENLLYETDYQKIQKYLTEAPFTPGFGEKNESAPKLAVWTGWQIVKKYMDKHPDVTLPQLMADKDAQKILNEAGYHPK is encoded by the coding sequence ATGAACCCTACCCGGTATATAGCAAAGCAAATTTACTTAATTTTTTCCATCGGCCTGATATTAAGCGGCTGTAGCCACAACAAAAAAGTTGACTTGAGCAATATCAATGTTGATGTTAAAATTGAACGGTTTGACCATGATTTTGATGCCATGCGCAGTAAACCTATGGTCCAGCAGGCCGCATATCTGCAAAAACAGTACGGCAGCTTTTATCCCGATTTTATTGAACGCATTTTACAGGTTGGCAGTGCCAGGGATACCGCCTATTTTAAAGCCCTGCAACAGGTATTCGCGGGCAAACCCTATAACGATCTGAAGCATGACGCTGACGTAGCCTTCCCCAATATTGATCAGCAGAATGCCAGCCTTACCGAAGCCTTTAAATACATTAAATATTATTATCCGCAAAAACGCCTGCCGAGGGTATATGCATACATTTCGGGCTTCCAGGCCCAAACTACCATTGGCGACGGTTATTTTGGTGTGGGGATAGATCTTTTCCTGGGTGCGAATTCGCGCTTTTATCCCTCGCTCACCAATGCTTTTCCGCATTACCTTTCCAAATGGTTTACTCCTGATAATATTACCCCACGAGTAGTTGAAGGCATAGCACGGGAAGAAATGTTTCCGGAAGATGACAACGACAAAGCCTTGCTTAATAAGATGGTGTACAATGGTAAGATCATGTATTTTATGGACAGAATATTGCCTGACGTAGCCGATAGCACTAAAATCCGTTATAGTACCGAACAACTGAAATGGTGCCAGGATTTTGAAGGAAAGATCTGGGGATACTTTTTACAAGAAAACCTGTTGTACGAAACCGATTACCAGAAAATTCAGAAATACCTTACTGAAGCGCCTTTCACCCCCGGTTTCGGAGAAAAGAATGAATCGGCCCCTAAACTGGCCGTTTGGACGGGATGGCAAATAGTGAAGAAATACATGGATAAGCATCCTGATGTTACCCTACCCCAGTTAATGGCGGACAAGGATGCTCAAAAAATATTGAACGAGGCAGGCTATCACCCCAAATAA
- a CDS encoding DUF4349 domain-containing protein, with protein sequence MKTKLFLALLAGVLLLGACGRSSKYEPLREDRASAADTVAVSADSTKVEITPTKLVKTADMRFKVKNVQQTGDAIAALTARDGGMVMHHQMQADVERSEDIRVSNDSVKRVSALRTNADMTVKVPSEKLEGFMTEVAHMGMYVTLRKMDIEDRTLDYLSEKLKLKNRQDLVDQQKKGKVVIKNPVNVMLLKDDMVDQQIGNMRTDEAVKYSIVTLSFYQSNFINQEMIANDDPSAYQLPFVNRLAIALNNGWQLFVELILGLANLWVFITLGIGLWAMYRYYKRKHPAWFASGIKS encoded by the coding sequence ATGAAAACAAAGTTATTCCTGGCGTTGCTGGCGGGCGTGTTGCTGCTGGGCGCATGTGGGCGTAGTTCAAAGTACGAGCCCTTAAGAGAAGACAGAGCATCGGCGGCCGATACAGTGGCGGTTAGTGCAGACAGTACTAAGGTTGAAATAACGCCCACCAAACTTGTAAAAACAGCCGACATGCGATTTAAGGTGAAAAATGTTCAGCAAACTGGAGATGCTATAGCCGCGCTTACAGCCCGCGACGGTGGTATGGTGATGCACCATCAAATGCAGGCCGATGTGGAACGATCTGAAGATATCCGCGTGAGTAATGATTCGGTTAAACGTGTTTCGGCCCTCAGGACTAATGCCGACATGACGGTAAAAGTTCCTTCAGAAAAACTCGAAGGCTTCATGACCGAGGTTGCCCATATGGGGATGTATGTTACGCTCCGAAAAATGGATATTGAAGACCGCACGCTTGACTATCTGTCGGAAAAACTGAAATTAAAAAACCGTCAGGATTTGGTAGATCAGCAAAAGAAGGGTAAAGTAGTTATTAAAAACCCAGTGAACGTGATGCTGCTTAAAGACGACATGGTTGACCAGCAAATTGGCAATATGCGCACAGATGAAGCCGTAAAGTACAGCATTGTTACCCTTAGCTTTTACCAGAGCAATTTCATCAACCAGGAAATGATAGCTAATGACGATCCTTCTGCCTATCAGTTGCCTTTTGTTAACCGTCTGGCTATCGCATTAAATAATGGCTGGCAACTTTTTGTTGAACTGATCCTGGGGTTGGCCAACCTTTGGGTATTTATAACTTTAGGTATAGGTTTGTGGGCAATGTACCGCTATTATAAACGTAAACACCCCGCATGGTTCGCCAGCGGCATAAAATCATAA
- the atpG gene encoding ATP synthase F1 subunit gamma codes for MANLKEVRNRIKSVSSTQQITKAMKMVSAAKLKRATNAIIQLRPYASKLKDLLANLSASLEDNTSPYLQEREPVRVLVVVVSSNRGLAGAFNTNVIKTANNLIAEKYPKQLAAGNVSIVAIGKKAQEFYQRRKYNVIGNNNDLYSDLNFENASKITEAIMQGFVNGDYDRVELVYNHFRNAAVQYLITEQLLPVPKAEKKEEVKAANVDYILEPSQQEIVEQLIPKNIKIQLYRAVLDSNASEHGARMTAMDKATENAGELLKSLKLSYNQARQAAITTELTEIVSGAAALSGGN; via the coding sequence ATGGCTAATTTAAAAGAAGTAAGAAACAGGATCAAATCTGTATCATCAACCCAGCAGATCACCAAGGCTATGAAAATGGTTTCGGCTGCTAAGTTGAAACGTGCTACCAACGCTATTATTCAGCTGCGTCCTTACGCAAGTAAGTTGAAAGACCTGCTGGCTAACCTATCTGCAAGTTTGGAGGATAATACTTCTCCGTACCTCCAGGAGCGTGAACCAGTACGCGTATTGGTTGTTGTGGTGTCATCAAACCGCGGTTTGGCCGGTGCTTTCAATACTAACGTTATTAAAACTGCCAACAACCTTATAGCCGAGAAATATCCTAAACAGCTTGCTGCCGGTAATGTATCTATCGTTGCCATCGGTAAAAAAGCGCAGGAGTTTTATCAAAGGCGTAAGTACAACGTAATTGGTAACAACAATGACCTGTACTCGGATCTTAACTTCGAGAATGCTTCAAAAATTACCGAAGCTATCATGCAGGGCTTTGTTAACGGTGATTACGACCGTGTGGAATTAGTGTATAACCACTTCCGTAACGCGGCTGTACAATACCTGATCACAGAGCAGTTATTGCCGGTGCCAAAAGCCGAGAAGAAAGAGGAAGTAAAAGCAGCTAATGTTGATTACATCCTTGAGCCATCACAACAGGAAATTGTTGAGCAATTGATCCCTAAAAATATCAAGATCCAACTTTACCGTGCAGTATTGGATTCTAACGCATCTGAACACGGTGCACGTATGACAGCGATGGATAAAGCGACCGAAAATGCCGGTGAGCTTTTGAAATCATTAAAACTTTCATACAACCAGGCCCGTCAGGCAGCTATCACTACCGAGCTTACCGAGATCGTGAGTGGTGCGGCAGCCCTTTCAGGCGGCAACTAA
- the atpA gene encoding F0F1 ATP synthase subunit alpha, producing MVEVRPDEVSAILRQQLAGFKSESELEEVGTVLQVGDGIARVYGLTKVQSGELVEFGTGLQGIVLNLEEDNVGVVLLGKSDDIKEGDTVKRTNRIASINVGEGMLGRVVDTLGAPIDGKGPITGQTYEMPLERKAPGVIYRQPVTEPLQTGIKAIDAMIPIGRGQRELVIGDRQTGKTAVCIDTIINQKEFYDAGKPVICIYVACGQKASTVANIVRTLEENGAMPYSIVVAANASDSATMQFFAPFAGAAIGEYFRDTGRPALIIYDDLSKQAVAYREVSLLLRRPPGREAYPGDVFYLHSRLLERAAKINSNDSIAQQMNDLPESIKGIVKGGGSLTALPIIETQAGDVSAYIPTNVISITDGQIFLESNLFNAGVRPAINVGISVSRVGGNAQIKSMKKVAGTLKLDQAQFRELEAFSKFGSDLDASTKNVLDKGIRNVEILKQGQYSPVTVEKQVAIIYLGTKNLMRNVPVNKVREFEAEFTDQLEARHPEVLAALKAGKFDDQLTGVLETVAKELSARY from the coding sequence ATGGTAGAGGTAAGACCAGACGAAGTATCAGCAATTTTGCGTCAGCAGTTGGCCGGCTTCAAGTCAGAATCTGAATTAGAAGAAGTGGGTACTGTACTCCAGGTGGGTGACGGTATCGCACGCGTTTATGGATTAACTAAAGTACAGTCGGGTGAGTTGGTTGAATTTGGCACAGGATTGCAAGGCATCGTACTTAACCTTGAAGAAGATAACGTGGGTGTGGTATTGTTAGGTAAATCTGATGATATCAAGGAAGGTGATACCGTTAAACGTACCAACAGGATTGCATCAATCAACGTAGGCGAAGGCATGCTTGGCCGTGTTGTTGATACCTTAGGTGCCCCTATTGATGGTAAAGGCCCAATCACCGGTCAAACTTACGAGATGCCACTTGAGCGTAAAGCACCAGGTGTAATCTACCGTCAGCCGGTAACCGAGCCATTACAAACCGGTATCAAAGCTATCGACGCTATGATCCCTATCGGCCGTGGCCAGCGTGAGTTGGTTATCGGTGACCGTCAAACAGGTAAAACTGCGGTTTGTATCGATACCATCATTAACCAAAAAGAATTTTACGATGCAGGTAAACCTGTAATCTGTATATATGTAGCTTGCGGACAAAAAGCATCAACTGTTGCTAACATCGTTCGTACGCTTGAAGAGAACGGCGCTATGCCTTACTCTATCGTAGTTGCCGCTAACGCTTCAGACTCTGCTACCATGCAGTTCTTTGCTCCGTTTGCAGGTGCGGCTATTGGCGAGTACTTCCGTGATACAGGCCGTCCGGCTTTGATCATCTATGATGACTTGTCAAAACAAGCTGTTGCTTACCGTGAGGTTTCATTGTTGTTACGTCGTCCACCGGGCCGTGAGGCTTACCCAGGTGACGTATTTTACCTGCACAGCCGTTTATTAGAGCGTGCCGCTAAAATAAACTCAAATGATTCTATCGCACAACAAATGAACGACCTTCCTGAGTCTATCAAAGGCATCGTTAAAGGTGGTGGTTCATTAACAGCGCTACCGATCATTGAAACACAAGCTGGTGACGTATCTGCATACATCCCAACCAACGTAATTTCAATTACCGATGGTCAGATCTTCCTTGAGTCGAACTTGTTCAACGCGGGTGTTCGTCCGGCTATCAACGTAGGTATCTCTGTATCACGTGTAGGTGGTAACGCGCAGATCAAATCAATGAAAAAAGTTGCCGGTACCTTGAAACTTGACCAGGCTCAGTTCCGTGAGCTTGAGGCTTTCTCAAAATTCGGTTCGGACCTTGACGCTTCAACCAAAAACGTGTTGGACAAAGGTATCCGTAACGTAGAGATCCTGAAACAAGGTCAATACTCTCCGGTAACTGTAGAAAAACAAGTTGCTATCATTTACCTGGGTACTAAAAACTTAATGCGTAACGTGCCTGTAAACAAGGTAAGGGAATTCGAAGCCGAATTTACTGATCAGTTAGAAGCCCGTCACCCGGAAGTTTTAGCTGCCCTTAAAGCAGGTAAATTTGATGACCAGCTTACCGGCGTACTGGAAACAGTAGCCAAAGAACTGTCAGCAAGGTATTAA
- the atpH gene encoding ATP synthase F1 subunit delta has protein sequence MSEVTVASRYAKSLIDLAQEQNIVDAIKADMDLFLHTLKGSSELAAVLANPIISQAKKISILEAVFGNKVNKVSIMFFKLMVNKGRGGVLYFTAQEYINLFNIKRNITKAKVTSATTLSDANKKTLVDELQKSIGGTVVLDTKVDPSLIGGFVLNVGDRQVDTSIAASLKKMKKEFAEKA, from the coding sequence ATGTCAGAAGTAACAGTAGCATCGAGATACGCCAAATCACTTATCGACCTTGCGCAGGAACAAAACATTGTTGATGCGATAAAGGCAGATATGGATCTTTTTTTACACACTTTAAAAGGAAGTTCTGAACTGGCCGCTGTTTTGGCTAACCCTATTATTTCACAGGCTAAGAAGATCAGTATTCTTGAAGCGGTGTTTGGTAATAAGGTAAACAAAGTGAGCATCATGTTCTTTAAGCTAATGGTAAACAAAGGCCGTGGCGGCGTTTTGTATTTTACTGCCCAGGAATATATCAACCTTTTCAACATCAAAAGGAATATTACCAAAGCTAAAGTTACATCAGCTACAACATTATCTGATGCCAATAAAAAGACATTGGTAGATGAATTACAAAAATCTATCGGTGGCACTGTAGTATTGGATACCAAAGTAGATCCTTCATTGATTGGTGGATTTGTGCTTAACGTAGGCGACAGGCAGGTTGATACCAGCATTGCTGCAAGCCTTAAGAAGATGAAAAAAGAATTTGCTGAAAAGGCATAA
- the atpF gene encoding F0F1 ATP synthase subunit B has protein sequence MDLVMPDWGLVVWTTVTFLFLLILLRAFAWKPIMAAIGERERSIEDALLKAEAAKEEMSRLTNENESLIKQARAERDLILSEARKAKDQIVSDAKELAHKEGARMIELARVEINNQKAIALADVKNQVATLSLEIAEKILRKQFEDQQQQNELVSQLLKEVKL, from the coding sequence ATGGATTTAGTAATGCCTGATTGGGGTTTGGTTGTATGGACAACCGTAACCTTTTTATTCTTACTTATTTTATTGAGGGCATTTGCCTGGAAACCGATCATGGCCGCCATTGGTGAGCGTGAGCGTTCAATTGAAGATGCTTTATTAAAAGCAGAAGCTGCCAAAGAAGAAATGAGCCGTTTAACTAACGAAAACGAATCGTTAATTAAACAAGCGCGTGCTGAGCGTGATCTGATCCTGTCTGAAGCTCGTAAAGCTAAAGATCAAATAGTATCTGATGCTAAAGAACTTGCACACAAAGAAGGTGCGCGTATGATTGAGCTTGCCCGCGTTGAAATTAACAACCAAAAAGCTATCGCTTTGGCAGATGTTAAAAACCAGGTAGCTACATTATCTTTAGAGATTGCTGAAAAGATCCTTCGCAAACAATTTGAAGATCAGCAGCAGCAAAACGAATTGGTTAGCCAATTATTGAAAGAAGTGAAGTTATAA
- the atpE gene encoding ATP synthase F0 subunit C, which yields MVGSIAALGAGLAVIGAGIGIGQIGGKAMEGISRQPEAASKIQTAMIIAAALVEGVALFGVIVALLGNK from the coding sequence ATGGTTGGAAGTATTGCTGCATTAGGTGCAGGTTTAGCAGTTATCGGTGCAGGTATTGGTATCGGTCAAATCGGTGGTAAAGCGATGGAAGGTATCTCTCGTCAGCCGGAAGCTGCTTCAAAAATTCAGACTGCCATGATCATCGCTGCGGCACTTGTTGAAGGTGTTGCTCTTTTCGGTGTGATCGTTGCACTTTTGGGTAACAAATAA
- the atpB gene encoding F0F1 ATP synthase subunit A has translation MDFSPVLNSKKITLGIILSVFSLFVTLKANAVQEKNESSTSVESKETEKFDPNEAILEHIADSHYFHIGGKVAIGLPVILYTDGGLEIFSASEFEHGEKAHQGKYHNYALVKDKIKVVGADGKTIDETAKIFDLSITRNVFSMWMSVVLLILIFVSVAGSYKKRVGKAPKGLQSLLEPLILFIRDEVALPNIGYKYAKFMPLLLTMFFFILINNLIGMVPFFPGGSNLTGNIAVTMVLAVITLIVVNVNGNKYYWKHIFAPDVPFWLYPIMWIVELAGIISKPFALMVRLFANIMAGHVIVLALISLIFIFQTLWVSPVSIAFALFIDVLELLVAFLQAFIFTMLTALFIGSAVEEHHH, from the coding sequence ATGGATTTTAGCCCTGTTTTGAACTCAAAAAAAATCACCTTAGGTATCATTTTAAGCGTTTTTTCGCTGTTTGTAACGTTAAAAGCTAACGCTGTACAGGAAAAAAATGAGTCTTCAACAAGTGTTGAAAGTAAGGAAACCGAAAAGTTTGACCCTAATGAAGCCATCCTTGAACACATTGCCGATTCGCACTATTTTCATATAGGTGGCAAGGTTGCTATTGGTTTGCCGGTTATACTTTATACAGACGGCGGACTGGAAATATTTTCAGCCTCAGAATTTGAGCATGGTGAAAAAGCCCACCAGGGTAAATATCACAATTATGCTTTGGTTAAAGACAAAATTAAAGTTGTAGGCGCCGATGGTAAAACCATTGACGAAACAGCAAAGATTTTTGATTTGTCAATTACCCGCAACGTGTTTTCAATGTGGATGTCGGTAGTATTGCTGATCTTGATTTTTGTTAGCGTTGCCGGATCGTACAAAAAACGTGTAGGTAAAGCGCCAAAAGGTTTGCAGTCATTATTGGAGCCATTGATCCTGTTTATCCGCGATGAGGTTGCATTACCAAACATCGGTTACAAGTATGCTAAGTTTATGCCACTGCTGTTAACTATGTTTTTCTTTATACTGATCAATAACCTGATTGGTATGGTTCCGTTTTTCCCGGGAGGTTCAAACCTTACCGGTAACATCGCGGTAACTATGGTACTTGCGGTTATTACCCTTATTGTGGTTAACGTTAATGGCAACAAATACTACTGGAAGCACATTTTTGCTCCTGATGTTCCATTCTGGTTGTATCCTATCATGTGGATAGTTGAGCTTGCCGGTATCATTTCAAAGCCTTTCGCGTTAATGGTGCGTTTGTTTGCAAACATTATGGCAGGCCACGTTATCGTATTGGCATTAATCTCTTTGATTTTCATATTCCAGACACTTTGGGTATCTCCGGTATCAATAGCGTTCGCTTTGTTTATCGATGTGCTTGAATTGCTGGTAGCTTTCTTACAGGCTTTCATTTTTACAATGCTTACCGCTTTGTTTATTGGCAGCGCTGTTGAAGAGCATCATCATTAA
- a CDS encoding AtpZ/AtpI family protein codes for MPKNEQNNEDEVGKPLNAYAKYSSIGFQMVVVIGIFTYAGYKIDEAGKHEVKWATAALALVGVFIALYIVIRSVKN; via the coding sequence ATGCCGAAAAATGAACAAAATAACGAGGATGAAGTTGGCAAGCCTTTAAACGCTTATGCTAAGTATAGCAGTATCGGTTTTCAGATGGTGGTTGTTATTGGCATTTTTACGTATGCCGGCTATAAAATTGATGAAGCCGGTAAACATGAAGTAAAATGGGCTACTGCCGCGCTTGCCCTTGTTGGTGTTTTTATCGCGTTATACATCGTTATCCGATCTGTTAAAAATTGA